The genomic interval ATCAAATGAGCCACTGGCATCGACAGCACAATCCCGTTATTCGATTGATTTGTTTTCATTCAGAGTCAGATTAGTTATAAATCATCGACATTACGATGTTATTTGTATATGAATGTACAAATAAAATTGAAGaattaagtattatttttagtttgtatttatattattattattattattattattttgaattgatTTATTCCAGACTCAAAATTGGAACTGACTGAAACTTGAGCTTTACTTGAATTATTGTTCTATCTCAATTTGTTTGATTCTATCCCAGTATTACTGTTAAGGAATGAAGGGGTCGACTTACGATTCATTTATCGAATGATAAATTAAGCCAATAAAGCAAAATTAATTTAATGCATGCAACAAAATAACGCACATACAACATTTGATAAATCAAACAGCAGCAGCAATTTCTCTTAAGCAGACACACTTACACATCATACTACTTGCTACATGGCTCACGAATCGAAATCGAAATCGAAATCGAAATTGAGACCTTGTCTTTGACTTCTACATAATTATGCACATAACAGAGTCAGGAACATCAAATACATTTACATGACATGAGCACTCAAGATTTGATACACCAATCTTACTCGAATAACTCGTCATCTTCCATCTCATCATCGCTCATGTTTTCTCTTCCCAGAAGCCACTGCTCCAGTTCATCAACTTCTTCCATGTCTTGAAAAAATGTGTCGTCCAAGTCATCCCATTGGTCCGCACCTAGCTCCTCCCCACGACAAGAAATGGCCagatatggtctgcttcttgctaGAGCATCCACCAGATCCCTGTTCACAGAGCCAGTCACACCCAACCATCTTAATCTTGGAAAATATGGTTTCTTAAACCAACGAAATGCGAGTTGAGTGATCCCCCCACAGTTATAGAGATCCAATAGCTTCAAGGTACTCCCACGCCACACGTTTTCATCAACTTGCATTGAGGCTAATGCCATGACAGAAGTATCTCCAATGAGGGGGCATTGTCTCATTCGTAGTTGGGATATTGGAATTCGAGATTTTGCCAGGATAAGTACAGCAGTATCAGACAGGTTGGGAAGATTCGAAAGGTCCAATTCTCTTAGTTCCTGGTTTGAATTACTGTCGAATAAGTACGAAACACATCGGTCTGTAAGTTTCTTACAACCTCTTACAGACAACGAGATGAGACTATTAATCACCCCCCTACTTAGGTGGGAAATTCCCACGTCACTTATGTTACAGCCATCCAGCAGAAGTGTTTTCAACTTAGGAAGTTCATTGATAGCTCGAAGGGATTCATCTCCGAGGTTTCTACAATCTCTCATATCAAGCACACATAGATCTTTATTAGTAGTCAAGCATGCAACAGCCAAATTTGTTATGAGATTACACCACCTTAGGCTAACATACTTCATTGAAAGGGAAGTTGCCCTTATATCATGAAAAACCAGGTCGGTCAGATGGGTCCCATGAAAAACCTTGAGGTTGTATAACTTAGAGCACGAGTGTAAAATTGTCTTATATCCTGAATCAGTCACCTGGCAGAACCCACCCAGACAGATACTTTCCATGGCCGAGCATTTGTCAGCCATGAGAAGGATCCCAAGATCATTGACTCGCTTGAAGTATGTAGGAGCAATCTCCTGGCTTCTTACCAAAGAAAGGTGTTTCAACCTTCCACGTTCATTAATTTGTTGAAGGCCAGAGTTTGTAAGATCAAATGCCATCCTTGGTTCCATTATAGGTGAATCTCGAAGGTCTAGAGAGGTCAATGAAGTAAGATATCTAGATATTGTGTTGATCATGGTGTCGGTTATATAGTCCACACCAAGACATAGCTTCTGTACATTTGGCAATATGGAGGGCTGAATCTGATTAGCTGATTGACGGAGGCCCACAGTAGGGCTAAGCA from Primulina eburnea isolate SZY01 chromosome 17, ASM2296580v1, whole genome shotgun sequence carries:
- the LOC140817708 gene encoding F-box/LRR-repeat protein 10 isoform X1, whose product is MASPTQDPESMNPGLEQLPSALLATIMTKLDVPSIQSLASTCNTFRSCAAHILSFLPNFHLLDIAPSMDLLSPLLRLNNPYLRSLKVDCTRLDDSSLNFLARPSLQELCLRNCADFSGKLLSELGRHCKDLRFLYLSSVAEKRGRSVDVSHLEELLSGCAQLEALILMFDVSIFLRYNFARVWILASEKLISLEIGYISSVMVTELLSPTVGLRQSANQIQPSILPNVQKLCLGVDYITDTMINTISRYLTSLTSLDLRDSPIMEPRMAFDLTNSGLQQINERGRLKHLSLVRSQEIAPTYFKRVNDLGILLMADKCSAMESICLGGFCQVTDSGYKTILHSCSKLYNLKVFHGTHLTDLVFHDIRATSLSMKYVSLRWCNLITNLAVACLTTNKDLCVLDMRDCRNLGDESLRAINELPKLKTLLLDGCNISDVGISHLSRGVINSLISLSVRGCKKLTDRCVSYLFDSNSNQELRELDLSNLPNLSDTAVLILAKSRIPISQLRMRQCPLIGDTSVMALASMQVDENVWRGSTLKLLDLYNCGGITQLAFRWFKKPYFPRLRWLGVTGSVNRDLVDALARSRPYLAISCRGEELGADQWDDLDDTFFQDMEEVDELEQWLLGRENMSDDEMEDDELFE
- the LOC140817708 gene encoding F-box/LRR-repeat protein 10 isoform X2, with amino-acid sequence MFDVSIFLRYNFARVWILASEKLISLEIGYISSVMVTELLSPTVGLRQSANQIQPSILPNVQKLCLGVDYITDTMINTISRYLTSLTSLDLRDSPIMEPRMAFDLTNSGLQQINERGRLKHLSLVRSQEIAPTYFKRVNDLGILLMADKCSAMESICLGGFCQVTDSGYKTILHSCSKLYNLKVFHGTHLTDLVFHDIRATSLSMKYVSLRWCNLITNLAVACLTTNKDLCVLDMRDCRNLGDESLRAINELPKLKTLLLDGCNISDVGISHLSRGVINSLISLSVRGCKKLTDRCVSYLFDSNSNQELRELDLSNLPNLSDTAVLILAKSRIPISQLRMRQCPLIGDTSVMALASMQVDENVWRGSTLKLLDLYNCGGITQLAFRWFKKPYFPRLRWLGVTGSVNRDLVDALARSRPYLAISCRGEELGADQWDDLDDTFFQDMEEVDELEQWLLGRENMSDDEMEDDELFE